A portion of the Stella humosa genome contains these proteins:
- a CDS encoding LysR family transcriptional regulator, with amino-acid sequence MAVAEEGSLKRAAEKRLHTAQPSLSRQLRDLELEVGTDLLKRSSRGVELTPAGQAFIEHARLSLYQAGEAVAAARRVVRPTKTSFSVGFLTGQEVEWLPHVTNVLSGQLKNIDFRVSSDFSPDVAQAVKLGEIDLGFSRIEPQPDVIYKVIAHEPIVVILPSDHPLAGKPEIDPGELDPETFIGYSDTPHVLRGIVEKYLGDRGVRVSPTHFLDGFATGISLVASTRGVTLLPAYVEPLLPWSVVSRPLSGKPPVIEIAAGYRADNPSPVLHSFLEKIDELIASHAATPRLMRPQR; translated from the coding sequence GTGGCGGTCGCCGAGGAAGGCAGCCTCAAGAGGGCGGCCGAGAAGCGTCTCCACACCGCGCAGCCATCTTTGAGCCGCCAATTGCGCGATCTCGAACTCGAGGTCGGCACCGACCTCCTCAAGCGCAGCTCGCGCGGGGTCGAGCTCACGCCCGCGGGACAGGCGTTCATCGAGCATGCCCGGCTGTCGTTGTACCAGGCAGGGGAGGCGGTCGCTGCGGCACGGCGCGTGGTCAGGCCGACCAAGACCAGCTTTTCAGTCGGCTTCTTGACCGGGCAGGAGGTCGAGTGGCTGCCCCATGTGACCAATGTGCTCAGCGGGCAATTGAAGAATATCGACTTCAGGGTATCGAGCGACTTCTCTCCGGACGTCGCCCAAGCAGTTAAGCTGGGCGAGATCGATCTTGGATTCTCGCGTATCGAGCCGCAGCCCGACGTCATCTACAAGGTCATCGCGCACGAGCCGATTGTTGTGATCCTGCCGAGCGATCATCCTCTGGCCGGAAAGCCAGAGATTGATCCGGGGGAACTCGACCCGGAAACTTTCATCGGATATTCCGACACGCCACACGTCTTGAGGGGGATCGTTGAGAAATACCTGGGCGATCGGGGCGTGAGGGTTTCACCCACTCATTTCCTCGACGGGTTTGCCACCGGCATCTCCCTTGTGGCGTCCACTCGCGGCGTTACTCTGCTGCCGGCCTATGTCGAACCTCTACTGCCCTGGTCGGTGGTGAGCCGGCCACTCTCCGGCAAGCCTCCAGTCATTGAGATCGCGGCAGGCTATCGGGCCGACAATCCCTCACCCGTGCTCCATAGCTTCCTGGAGAAAATTGACGAACTGATTGCCTCCCACGCCGCCACGCCAAGGCTGATGCGCCCACAACGTTAG
- a CDS encoding IS630 family transposase (programmed frameshift) translates to MTRAYGDDLRSRVLKAAAEGASARAAAARFGIGVSTAIVWIRRARQDGERTARRQGKPPGSRLDAHEAFIVAMIQADRDVTLNETVARLATECVVEIRRSALSTWLRGRGWTFKKKSAHALEQDRPDILKQRQEWFDGQPDLDPERLVFIDETGLSTKMARLRGRAPRGERCRAGVPHGHWKTTTFAGALRLTGMTAPFVYDGAMNGEVFLAYVEQVLVPTLRAGDIVIMDNLPAHKPERIRETIEKAGATRMLLPPYSPDFNPIENAFAKLKALLRARAARTIDALWDAVRSLIRRFSPAECANYFKAAGYEPE, encoded by the exons ATGACGCGGGCTTACGGTGATGATCTTCGGTCACGGGTTCTGAAGGCGGCTGCGGAAGGCGCTTCGGCGCGGGCGGCGGCGGCCCGGTTCGGGATCGGCGTTTCGACGGCGATCGTGTGGATCCGGCGCGCCCGGCAGGATGGTGAGCGCACGGCCCGGCGGCAGGGCAAGCCGCCGGGCTCGCGCCTGGACGCACACGAGGCATTCATCGTTGCGATGATCCAGGCGGACCGGGACGTGACCCTGAACGAGACGGTTGCTCGGCTTGCGACCGAGTGCGTTGTGGAAATCCGCCGCAGTGCCCTGAGCACCTGGCTTCGCGGTCGCGGCTGGACGTTCA AAAAAAAGTCCGCACACGCACTGGAGCAGGACCGTCCCGACATCCTGAAGCAGCGCCAGGAGTGGTTCGACGGCCAACCGGACCTGGACCCCGAGCGACTCGTCTTCATCGACGAAACCGGCCTTTCCACCAAGATGGCCCGCCTGCGCGGCCGCGCTCCACGCGGCGAGCGCTGCCGTGCCGGCGTGCCGCACGGACATTGGAAGACCACGACGTTCGCCGGTGCCTTGCGCCTGACCGGGATGACCGCGCCCTTCGTCTACGATGGCGCCATGAACGGCGAGGTCTTCCTGGCCTACGTCGAGCAGGTGCTGGTTCCGACGTTGCGGGCGGGCGACATCGTCATCATGGACAACCTCCCCGCCCACAAGCCCGAGCGTATCCGGGAGACGATCGAGAAGGCTGGGGCCACCCGCATGCTCCTGCCGCCCTACAGTCCCGACTTCAACCCGATCGAGAACGCCTTTGCCAAGCTCAAGGCCCTGCTGCGAGCCAGGGCCGCGCGCACCATCGACGCCCTCTGGGATGCCGTTCGATCGCTCATCCGCCGCTTCTCACCAGCCGAATGCGCAAACTACTTCAAGGCTGCTGGATACGAACCGGAGTAA
- a CDS encoding NUDIX domain-containing protein: MISVQKACPIVSRTTEHGLEVLAFRHPSAGCQFVKGTIEKGELPRDAASRELFEESGLICPVEMAALGTTDIGPERIIWHFFTWGSTGLLDCWEHATDDDGGHTFAFFWHPISVPLDGDWHPIFKEAFQFVCSHLAAR, translated from the coding sequence ATGATCAGCGTCCAAAAAGCCTGCCCTATCGTCAGCAGAACTACCGAGCATGGGCTCGAAGTTCTCGCCTTTCGGCATCCGTCGGCGGGATGCCAGTTTGTGAAAGGCACCATTGAGAAAGGGGAACTGCCCCGGGATGCGGCTAGCCGTGAACTTTTTGAAGAAAGTGGTTTGATATGTCCGGTGGAGATGGCTGCCTTGGGCACGACGGATATAGGGCCGGAACGGATAATATGGCACTTCTTCACTTGGGGCTCGACAGGGCTCCTGGACTGCTGGGAACATGCCACGGACGACGATGGTGGCCACACGTTCGCATTCTTCTGGCATCCAATCAGTGTGCCGCTTGATGGAGATTGGCACCCGATCTTCAAGGAAGCCTTCCAGTTCGTCTGTAGTCATCTAGCTGCTCGATGA
- a CDS encoding DUF1501 domain-containing protein has protein sequence MTHLPRIGRRSFLLGLSALAMSANARLAVAATAGTSQAEDGRLVVVILRGAMDGMAVLAPYGDARYRELRGPIALPEPGQEGGLLDCGGFFGLHPRLANLHGYYREGAVLPIHAVAGPYRNRSHFEAQDMMESGAPERLTSGWLNRALESLPNVPSDRPEVGLAVGLDLPLLMRGPRRVGMWAPPRPVRPPPDLYARMAETLHADPLLGPAVLEGLRGRGYASSVLMEEPQRGGGFMALAASAGTLLAAPHGPRVAALEIGGWDTHADQPRRLEPVLGQLDDGLAAMRAQLGEVWDRTAILVMTEFGRTARVNGNNGTDHGTGGAAFLLGGVVRGGRVLADWPGLSEDRLFEKRDLQPTRDLRAIAKGLLRDHLRLPASAIAAAFPGSSGVDAEDGLLRS, from the coding sequence ATGACCCACCTACCAAGGATCGGCCGGCGCAGCTTCCTATTGGGGCTCTCCGCCCTGGCGATGTCGGCCAATGCCCGGCTGGCGGTCGCCGCAACCGCCGGCACCTCCCAGGCTGAGGATGGCCGGCTTGTCGTTGTCATCCTGCGCGGCGCCATGGACGGGATGGCGGTCCTCGCCCCATACGGTGACGCCCGATATCGGGAGCTGCGAGGGCCGATCGCTCTGCCGGAACCCGGGCAGGAGGGTGGCCTGCTCGATTGCGGTGGCTTTTTTGGTCTGCACCCGCGGCTGGCCAATCTGCACGGCTACTATCGCGAAGGGGCGGTGCTGCCGATCCACGCCGTTGCCGGCCCCTATCGCAACCGGAGCCATTTCGAGGCGCAGGACATGATGGAGAGTGGGGCGCCGGAGCGCCTCACGTCCGGTTGGCTCAATCGCGCGCTGGAAAGCCTGCCCAACGTGCCGTCCGACCGGCCCGAAGTGGGGCTGGCCGTAGGCCTGGATCTCCCGCTGCTGATGCGTGGGCCTCGCCGGGTCGGCATGTGGGCGCCGCCGCGCCCGGTGCGCCCACCGCCCGATCTCTACGCCCGCATGGCCGAAACGCTGCACGCCGACCCACTGCTGGGCCCCGCGGTATTGGAAGGGCTACGCGGCCGCGGTTACGCCAGTAGCGTACTGATGGAGGAGCCACAGCGGGGAGGGGGCTTCATGGCCCTAGCGGCCTCGGCCGGCACGTTGCTGGCAGCGCCACATGGACCGCGCGTCGCCGCCTTGGAGATCGGCGGCTGGGATACCCATGCAGACCAGCCACGCCGCCTCGAGCCAGTTCTAGGGCAGCTGGACGATGGCTTGGCGGCCATGCGTGCCCAGCTCGGCGAAGTGTGGGACCGTACCGCTATCCTCGTCATGACGGAGTTCGGTCGCACAGCGCGGGTCAACGGCAATAATGGTACCGACCACGGCACGGGTGGTGCCGCATTCCTGCTGGGTGGCGTCGTGCGCGGAGGTCGGGTCCTGGCCGACTGGCCGGGATTGTCGGAAGACAGGCTGTTCGAGAAGCGGGACCTGCAACCGACACGCGACCTGCGCGCTATCGCGAAGGGGCTGCTGCGGGACCATCTGCGGCTCCCAGCCAGCGCCATCGCCGCGGCTTTCCCAGGAAGTTCGGGTGTCGACGCCGAAGACGGCCTGCTGCGAAGCTGA
- a CDS encoding type 1 glutamine amidotransferase domain-containing protein — protein MTKVLIVLSAADKWTRADGSIYESGVWAQEFVDLDEAFVKAGYQVDLASPGGVIPTMDKKSLDPKVVGDDIADQMRSYLASNAERIEQPLVLANIDTSTYDAVVVPGGHGPVEDLYKDPDMGRVLVEADKRSKVIAAVCHGPAALLAATDADGQWPFAGRRMTSLTDEEEIEFGTADNAPWLLADTLRKKGAHFEQGRNWGTFVVTDGNLMTGQNPQSSSKLAEAVIGALSATRADPAYSGSYPAALK, from the coding sequence ATGACCAAGGTTCTGATTGTTCTTTCCGCGGCCGACAAATGGACCCGCGCAGACGGCTCGATCTATGAATCGGGCGTGTGGGCCCAAGAGTTCGTGGATCTCGACGAAGCATTCGTGAAGGCCGGCTATCAAGTCGATCTGGCGAGCCCCGGTGGCGTGATTCCGACGATGGACAAGAAAAGCCTCGACCCGAAGGTCGTCGGCGACGACATCGCCGACCAGATGCGCAGCTATCTCGCCTCGAATGCCGAACGGATCGAGCAACCCCTGGTCCTCGCCAATATCGACACCAGCACTTACGACGCGGTTGTGGTGCCTGGCGGACATGGTCCAGTGGAGGACCTGTACAAGGATCCAGACATGGGCCGTGTCCTCGTCGAGGCCGACAAGCGGTCCAAGGTGATCGCCGCTGTGTGCCACGGCCCGGCCGCGCTCCTCGCTGCGACCGACGCGGACGGCCAATGGCCGTTCGCCGGCCGCCGGATGACCTCGCTAACGGACGAGGAAGAGATCGAGTTCGGGACCGCCGACAATGCGCCCTGGCTGCTCGCCGACACGCTGCGCAAGAAAGGCGCCCATTTCGAGCAGGGGCGCAACTGGGGCACTTTCGTGGTCACTGACGGCAACCTCATGACTGGCCAGAACCCGCAATCGTCCTCGAAGCTGGCGGAGGCGGTAATCGGGGCGCTGAGCGCAACTAGAGCAGATCCGGCTTACTCCGGTTCGTATCCAGCAGCCTTGAAGTAG
- a CDS encoding DUF1800 domain-containing protein gives MDSRPIQAAIRFGLGPRPDQPLPADPIAWLDTQIEGADTPPVPAGLTAPPAIADGYRIWLELEAAGQPGPGQANPIEQNFQIEAIAALARRIDTAMPYRERLVEFWANHFTVSKRGGYPVSTVIGPYMREAIRPHVTGRFEDLLLAVFKHPAMLGYLNQASSIGPNSPAGRRSGRGLNENLAREILELHTVSPAAEYTQDDVTAFARLLTGWSYERKKEPFGTVFRQSSHEPGTKMVMGRRFEEGEEATEEALRFLANHASTHRFLATKLARHFIADDPPATVTGRIEGILRDTGGDLRAVAAALPRMPEAWAPPLSKLRSPVDYVTASYRACGASGEAVGRLAFRGCSSLNQPYWTALQPNGWPDRAVDWLGPEPMMQRLDWAYDAAGRITRLEPMMILDTALGPLAPDTTRDAVRRAGSPRDAIAMILASAEFQRR, from the coding sequence ATGGACTCGCGACCGATTCAGGCGGCGATCCGTTTTGGGCTAGGGCCACGCCCGGACCAACCGTTACCCGCTGACCCAATCGCGTGGCTCGATACCCAGATCGAGGGCGCCGATACGCCACCTGTGCCGGCCGGCTTGACGGCGCCCCCTGCTATTGCCGATGGCTACCGCATCTGGCTGGAGCTCGAAGCCGCGGGGCAGCCTGGCCCGGGCCAGGCCAATCCGATCGAGCAGAACTTTCAGATTGAGGCAATTGCCGCGCTGGCGCGTCGCATCGATACCGCGATGCCCTATCGCGAGCGACTGGTGGAGTTCTGGGCCAACCATTTTACTGTCAGCAAGCGTGGTGGTTACCCGGTATCGACCGTCATCGGTCCCTACATGCGCGAGGCGATACGGCCGCATGTCACCGGACGCTTTGAAGATCTGCTACTCGCCGTGTTCAAGCATCCGGCGATGCTGGGTTATCTGAATCAAGCTTCGTCCATCGGGCCGAACAGCCCCGCGGGTCGCCGGAGTGGCCGGGGATTGAACGAGAACCTGGCGCGCGAGATCCTTGAGCTCCACACCGTTTCGCCGGCGGCTGAATACACACAGGACGATGTGACGGCGTTCGCCCGCCTGCTGACGGGTTGGAGCTACGAACGCAAGAAGGAGCCGTTCGGTACCGTCTTCCGGCAGTCCAGCCACGAGCCTGGAACGAAGATGGTGATGGGGCGCCGTTTCGAAGAAGGTGAAGAGGCGACCGAGGAGGCGCTGCGCTTCCTCGCCAATCATGCGTCCACCCACCGCTTTCTGGCCACCAAACTGGCCCGTCACTTCATCGCGGATGACCCGCCTGCAACCGTGACAGGCCGCATCGAGGGCATCCTGCGCGACACGGGCGGCGATCTGCGCGCGGTGGCGGCGGCGCTGCCGCGTATGCCCGAAGCCTGGGCTCCACCGCTCTCGAAGCTGCGCAGCCCGGTGGACTATGTCACGGCCTCCTACCGTGCCTGTGGCGCTAGCGGAGAAGCCGTCGGGCGTCTGGCCTTTCGCGGGTGTAGCAGTCTCAACCAACCCTATTGGACAGCGCTCCAGCCCAACGGGTGGCCCGATCGGGCGGTGGATTGGCTGGGCCCGGAGCCAATGATGCAGCGCCTTGACTGGGCGTACGATGCCGCGGGGCGTATTACACGGCTCGAACCCATGATGATCCTGGACACCGCACTTGGCCCGCTGGCGCCCGACACGACGCGGGACGCCGTACGGCGCGCCGGCTCGCCACGAGATGCCATTGCCATGATCCTCGCCAGCGCAGAGTTCCAACGGCGATGA
- a CDS encoding NUDIX hydrolase, which produces MTAVPKSSVIRIKALGLHWRGPRLLGFEVYDHEGRLKGVRPLGGSIAFGESAKDAVIREFKEEIDVEVSVLAGPTVLENVFVHEGQRCHEILFIFDLAFPPGAFEAQERIQFQEDDGTSMVAAWYDPRELDIDGSPELYPKGLKTRLLGR; this is translated from the coding sequence ATGACAGCCGTCCCCAAATCCAGTGTTATCCGCATTAAAGCCTTGGGCCTCCATTGGCGCGGCCCCCGGCTCCTGGGATTTGAGGTTTACGACCATGAAGGTCGTCTCAAGGGCGTGCGGCCGCTAGGCGGTAGCATTGCGTTTGGCGAATCCGCAAAAGATGCCGTCATCAGAGAATTCAAAGAAGAGATTGACGTGGAAGTTTCCGTTCTCGCAGGTCCCACGGTCCTGGAGAACGTCTTCGTCCACGAGGGCCAACGCTGTCACGAAATCCTATTCATTTTCGACTTGGCATTTCCTCCAGGAGCTTTCGAGGCACAGGAACGCATTCAATTCCAAGAAGATGACGGTACCTCAATGGTGGCAGCTTGGTATGATCCGCGAGAATTAGACATTGACGGAAGCCCGGAGCTTTACCCGAAGGGCCTCAAAACTCGTCTACTTGGTCGATGA
- a CDS encoding helix-turn-helix domain-containing protein gives MRLYRTVAGLSQTQLAETIGLTFQQVQKYERGSNRISASVLTRISATLGVAVDAFFPNEGVEALESNDGIMLRREAIELARAFERLQDPELRSAVMDLVVKLGHLVPAPKPIVAKRPAG, from the coding sequence GTGCGCCTGTACCGGACGGTGGCGGGCTTAAGCCAGACCCAACTGGCCGAGACCATCGGGCTCACATTCCAACAGGTCCAGAAGTATGAACGCGGTAGCAACCGCATATCCGCCAGCGTTCTCACGCGGATTAGCGCGACGCTGGGGGTAGCCGTGGACGCCTTCTTCCCCAATGAAGGGGTCGAGGCGCTTGAGAGCAATGACGGCATCATGCTGCGACGGGAGGCCATTGAGTTGGCGCGCGCGTTCGAGCGGCTACAGGACCCGGAGCTACGGTCGGCGGTGATGGATCTCGTGGTGAAGCTTGGGCACCTGGTACCGGCGCCCAAACCAATCGTCGCCAAACGGCCTGCCGGATAA